Sequence from the Ostrea edulis chromosome 8, xbOstEdul1.1, whole genome shotgun sequence genome:
ATTACAAGATCTAGAGAGTAAAGAGTCGGTGAAATATGCTGTTAGCTCACCTTGTCCCTCAGAAGTTCAAAGTCTCGTCGGCGATGTGTCGGAAGATTCTGATATTGAAGAAATAAGTTCAGAAGAGCCTGAACCAGAAGGTACCAGAGTTGCTGAGAAGAGTCAAAAGGAGTTCGAGAAATCAAGTGATGAGAAGTCCTCTGAATTAGAAGTCGGCAGAACTGTTAGGAAGCCGAGAGAACCGACACCTGTCCAAGTTCCCAAGAGGAAGATTGGAGACGAAAAGTTCCAGTCTACCTTGCAGAAGACTGTAAAGGCAGTGAACCAGTTCCTCCCTAGGCCAAAGCTACCAAGACCATCCCAGATGGTAGATGAAGTATTCAAGCTTGGGAAATCCCAGATCGAGCAAGATCCAGTAGCCTTAACTCCGCAGATACCCACAAGAGTTCATGTTGGTGTCAAAACAACGATGACAAAGAGAAAAGTGGTGTGGACCACTGCAAGATGGAAAGAAGGAGACAGAGACATGGAGAGAGTTGAGATGGTTGAGGAGTGGCTGGACTAGAGACTTAAGAATTTTGAACTTTCTGAGCATTCAATTAACATGATCTAAAAATCATGAATGACATAATTGTAGTTTCTATAGAAAAATGAGCCAATATTGACTTTGTTGTCAAGATAGTCGAGATAGACTTAACTGCAGTGAATATTTAGGAAGCTTATATTCAATCTTATATATAAGCTTATATataatctctcgctgtgaccttcaattcgacttttagatatatcgatgacgttttgtctattaacaatgatagctttcattcatatgtcgatttgatatatccctgtgagctcgaaataaaggacaccacagagtcgtccacttctgcttcatacttagatattttattgaaagtagacattaacggcaaactgacaactcaactgtatgacaaacgggatgatttcagcttctccatcgtcaacttcccacatttatgtagcaatattccattatcacctgcatatggtgtttatatatctcaactaattcgatatacaagagcttgttctgggtatagtcagtttttaaatcgaggtaagctactgacaaacaagttgatggtacagggatttcaacagtctcgattgaagtcagcatttcgcaaattctatggttgttataacgatctagtttgtcaatacgacctcgcattgggtcaaatgcggTCTGAtttttttcataccgattgttaagccgttcttggcacactgattttgactgcggataactccgtttacctgatcaggatatgaggctcacggcgggtgtgaccggtcaacaggggatccttactcctcctaggcacctgatcccacctttggtgtgtccagagtgtttgcccaactatctattttgtattgcttgtaggagttatgagattgattaatgttcgttatcttcaccttgcatattggAAATTGCATTTTTCATCTGTTGtcacttttatgtacatttgagattttttctaaagaaaactaaatcatgtttaaaaaatgtttttgtttgttggttgttgtttgtttttttgtcaTGTGGGACGCATGAAAATTGAGGCGTGGGTAATGTGATGATCAGAGAAAATTCAGATTAATATGTTGGAACTTTTTTATGCTTTGAAAATCAAGAAAGGTtatcagccaatcaaaatcagtCTAGGTAGAATATAAAGAGCGCAGTCACTGCAGCTCCTCATTTCGTTGGTGGAAGACAAGCTGAAAACACCTTAGACAGGGATTAGACGTGGCTGAACAAGCTTTTCCTTCCCTATCTCCCTAATAATAAGGACAATCTTCATAATAAAAGATACATACTTAGTTAAGTGAGCCAGCATCTGAATCAACAAGTTTTTCCATCCCATTTAGAGTTTTATATTAGCTAAGAATCATTTCTCCGTCTCAAAGTGGtaattgattgttttttatttttgtctCTTTAACGGTTCTCAGAAGTGATCTGGGCTTATCCCACGAATCAGAACAAATCATTTTTGAGCAGTTAGCTCAGTTTAAATTGTGGAAAATAGTTTTACTGTAGTGTAttactatttattgtctttgaaTAATTTTGGTAAATCCGCTCGGTTACACGTCACAGATAATACGAAAATCATAAAAACATGTGAATATCATATGAACAAACTATATGTTTATCATAAGGTAATACAAACATATGTTATTCATATTATAAACATATGTTAATCGtatgtttgaaaacatttgtttACCTTGAGTGCTCCTTTTATATGATTATCATATGTTCCAAAAcatatgttaatcatatgtttaatttaaacatatttattgagaaactcaacaggattgggcaacaggcacaGCCTATGTAGGCCGTCTCCCAGGtttaacatatttaaaaataacatgtttaacatatgttgCAATTGTACCAGTCTACCCCCATGACACAAGTCCATCCTGATGCAATAAAGTGGTAGTCGATTCTTCTAAGGACACCCCATGACTTAGTTAAgatcaagttttggtgtcagaaaACCAATGTAAGTGAAGGCATTGCAAAATTAACAGGCTAGGACTCCTGCAAGTGTCTCGTGTGAGCATACtgaataaggattcattactgaacagttgaGGGAAAATCACCGctgaagtgattttttttttaaaaaaatgatggCGTTGTTTGGCAACATTGTGATCCATGCTTGTGGAACGAACAAATTTGCAAAAATGAGTGTTCTGTGTTAATAATATTATAGATTTACTAATCCCTGGTATGTCAACATAGTTTACAGCAacactaaaatatctaagtatgaagcaaaagtggacgactctgtggtgtcttttatttcgagctcataaggatatatcaaatcgacatatgaatgaaagttatcattattaatagaaaaaacgtcgtcgataaatctaaatgtcgaattaaaggcAGAGCATTTcctggatccagcaatgcatctttgtttgtaagggtttttatgtagtttaggaatccagtataggtatacggtaattcatattcattcgacccattgactgatATCGATTCGATACATCCCTGTGAACTCTATATAAAATACAACACACCACAATCTTAAACATTTGTTTCACACCAGGATATTCTACTGAACACAGAAGTTAACGACAAACAATCCATCTTCATGACGAACGAGATGACTTCACCTGAATGTCAACATTTCATAGTTTTGTAGTAAAACtcctttatcacctgcatatggtacaATAGATTGATTCGATAAGTACGAGTGTGTTCTGTGTCTGATCGAGGCAGGCTACgaacaaataagttgatgttaagttgatgttacagagttTTAACCAGTATCGTTTAAAgacagcattttgcaaattctacggtcgttatggtcgttatagcgatcttaTTTACaagtacaacctgtcattgagtgaaatgttgtttgacatgtttcataccaagtTTTAGCCCACTACATACTAATTTAGACCATTaattatgattttcacatattgAATCAATCAGAGACATGAACACTATAGGCAGAAGAGATTCTAGTATTGCTGCAGAAATATAGGATTTtcacaatggagaagctgattGTCATAATATTCTCCTGTTACATAGATGCTATGAAACTTTAgaacatattttctttttccgATTATAGATAAACACTAATTtatcaaaacatgaaaatttattCAGTCTCGTACAACAAAAATCCTGAAAAGCTTGTCCAGGGACCATCAACTGTGACACCAGCGCCGTGATATTTATCATGAATTTTTACCCAAACAGCGTCTCCAACTTCCAACTCGATAATAGCCATGTTGAATCCTGGACCCCAAAAATCCATATCACCAGCATATAGATTGCAGAATTCGTTTCCGTTTCGAACGATGTGTgcttctaaagattttcccgacgACGCCAGTATGGAGGAGTAGAAGGCGTAGATCCCTTTGAGTGGCGCTGTGAACATCCCATTGTTTTTATTGTAGGCGTTTCCAAAATTGGTAATCAGATtgttgaagaaaaatatttcattgtcgTGTACGTTGTCAATGTTTTGGGATAAACGAGCAGAGAAGGCGATTGGAGAAGTACTAGGAACTCCCGAGTTTGCGAGAAAGCGCACTAGAATAAAATTCATGTAGAAAATATTTAGTTGTCAGCAGAATGTATATGGTTCATGTGACAATTGTTTATAACCTAGCCTAATATATAAAAGTCTTTGATTCAGGAatagaaaacaatgtaaatgaTAAGTACGTCCTTTCATCTACTATTATAACAATATCAacatggggttttttttatttctaaattttccAGCAAATAGTTCTCAGTGGTGTTAGCAAAAGTGAAACAGACTTTTGGTAAGCAATACATTGGTCGCTTAACGCTTTAAACAGCTGAAACACTTTAACCATGTAACAATTCATTCTGTGACCGGGAAGCAATTCAATTGTTTGATGATATGcaaaatgatatgaaacaaAACTGGAGACATTGTTAAAAATGACTACTTATAATTTAGTATATTATATGATGCGtataacaatacaaatataaattggGTCATCGAATAACTTGTTTGACTCATGGACGGATCTGATGTCACGGCTTCGAGCAACAGATCCGTTATCGGGTCATACCGGTATAAATCAACCGTTGTCCAACGATCCAGGCAACAACTGCATAACGTTACATAAATTTGAATACTTGAAATTCTAAAAGAATAATTAACATACCTGATTTAGTTCTTACATGAGCTAATGATTCATTGGAATGGTCAGTACCAGCTCCGTGGTCCATATTGTCTTTGACCATCCTCTTTAGTTCCAAATTTTCTTCATAAAGTTCATCAATTTTCTGCTTGGAATTTTCGTTTTCATCCGACATTTCTTTTATTATGGTCTGCATATCCTTTAACTCGGCCTCCAAACGACCTTGGGCGCTTCGAAGGAAAGCGACTTCTTCCCACAACGAACGGTTCTCCCACTCTCCCGAATGGCTTTTTagtctctcttccaccaattcTTGCACAACACTTCGTATTCCATCAACTGTTAGCTGACCCTCCACTGATGAACATAACCCAAAGAACCAAATAAGACCCAAAACGTCCATTCTCACAGATAGCATGGATTGCGACGATTTATGTATGACTGTGTCCCTGATAATTTTACAGTTAGAAGATAAGACTTGAACTCACGAGCCATGAGTACATAGATAATTATATCTAACTAAGGGAGTATTCAGTTATTCAGTACGTataatatacataattatatctAACTCAGGGAGTAGTCATTATTCAGTAAGTataatatacataattatatctAGCTAAGGGAGTATTCAGTTATTCAGTAAGTATATACATACTTATCCGACAGGAAAGGTCCGGGTATTCAGTTATTCAGTATGCATTATAGACATATTAAGGAAGTATTCATTTATTCAGTAAGTATAATAAACCATAATTATATCTAGCTAAGGGAATATTAAGTTATTCAGTAAATATATAGATAAGATAGTATTCAGTTATTCAGTAAGTATATAAATAAGATGGTATTCAATTATTCAATAAGTATAAAGTTAATCTGTAAGCACACAGATAAGGGAGCATTCAGTTATTCAGTAAGTACATAGATAAGATGGTATTCAGTTATTCAGTGAGTATATAGTTAAAGTAGTATTCATTTATTCAGTACATTGTAAGTATGTAGATAAGACAGTATTTAGTTATTCAGTAAATATATAGATAAGATAGTATTTAGTTATTCAGTAAGTATATAGATAAGGTAGTATTTAGTTATTCAGTAAGTATATAGATAAGGTA
This genomic interval carries:
- the LOC125660922 gene encoding heavy metal-binding protein HIP-like, whose protein sequence is MLSVRMDVLGLIWFFGLCSSVEGQLTVDGIRSVVQELVEERLKSHSGEWENRSLWEEVAFLRSAQGRLEAELKDMQTIIKEMSDENENSKQKIDELYEENLELKRMVKDNMDHGAGTDHSNESLAHVRTKSVRFLANSGVPSTSPIAFSARLSQNIDNVHDNEIFFFNNLITNFGNAYNKNNGMFTAPLKGIYAFYSSILASSGKSLEAHIVRNGNEFCNLYAGDMDFWGPGFNMAIIELEVGDAVWVKIHDKYHGAGVTVDGPWTSFSGFLLYETE